The nucleotide sequence GATGATTGCTTCTCTTGCACCAGGGGATTTAGATACTGTTTATTTTACATCTGGAGGAGCAGAGGCAAATGAAAGTGCATTGAAGCTAGCTAGACAATACCATCTTGGCAACAATGATCAAGAAAAGTTCAAAGTGATCAGTCATAGTATTAGTTATCATGGCAACACCATGCGAACACTATCAATAGGTGGTGATCAAAAAAGGAAAGAACTTTATGACAAAGAACTTCACGGAGGTGTTATTCATCTAGCCCCTCCCTATGGTAAAAGAAGTGATTTTGAGAATCTTCAAGAGGATGAATATGTAGATTATTGCTTAAATCAAATTGAGAAAAAAATCCTCGAAGAAGATCCTGAAACAATAAGTTGTTTTCTTATTGAACCAATAGTAGGTAGCCAAATTGCTGCTTTTCCCATGCCTGATGGTTATTTGAAAGGGATTCGTAAACTATGTACTCAGTATAATATTTTACTAGTGGCAGATGAAGTGATGACAGGATTTGGGCGTACAGGTGAAATGTTTGCGGTGAATCATTGGAGAGTAACACCGGATATTATAACGTTTGCGAAAGGTGTGTCTAGTGCGTATGCTCCCTTAGGTGGAATGATTGTTAATAATAAAACCATTCAGACAATTAAAGATAAATGGGATGGAAAATTTGCTCATGGGTATACATTTAGCGGACATCCAGTGGCGCTAGCAGCAGGAAAAGCAAATATTAATTACTTATTAGACAAAGAACTGGTCCCAAATGTTAAACAAAAAGGACGATATTTACGCAAGAGATTATCTGAATTAATGGAAAAGTTCACATGTATTGGAGATTTGAGAGGACGCGGATTAATGTTAGGTTTTGAAATTTATAAAAATAAAAAGACTCGCGAACCTTTCAATCAGTCGCAAAAAGCTGCTGAAGAATTAAATCAAATATGTATCGAAAATGGTGTTGTATTTTACCCAGGACAGGGGTTAATTGATCAACAGCCTTTCGATCATATTCTTGTGGCTCCTCCATTTGTAATTACAGATAATGAAATAGATCACATGGTTGACTTATTAGAAAAGAGCCTTAAGATTTTTGAAAGAAGGTTTAAATAAGATTTAGCTCATTATGAGTTCAAGGAGCACAAAAAAAGTAAAATTAACCACAGTTTAGGATGGGAAAGGTCAAGATTTTAAAAGAATGGACGTTTTCTAAATTTTATCTAAAAAGTTCATCCACCTATAATCCTTCATCCTTATTATCGTTATATCTGACAACCTTTACTTAAAATTACCTTAACATAAATTAACAAAATAAATTCCCCTTTTTAACAAACACTATTCTCTGAAGAATCAATCCATAAAAGGAGGAATTTGTGAATGAAGAGGAAATGGCTTATTTTAGGTATGTTAACTTTGTTTATTGTAGGTTCTTTCTCATTAGGAGCTTTAGCTGAGGGTAAGGCAGCACCTGAGAAAGACATCGTTGAAACAGCGGTTGATGCGGGTGATTTTACAACATTAACTGCAGCACTTGAAAAAGCTGGATTAGTGGAAACGTTAAAAGGTGACGGTCCGTTCACTGTTTTTGCACCAACTGATGCTGCGTTTGAAACTCTTCTAAAAGAGTTAGATATTACTGCGGATGAATTGTTAGCTAGAGATGACTTAAAAGATATCCTTTTATACCACGTTGTAGATGGGAAAATCATGTCTGACAGTCTAGAAGATGGTATGAAAGTGAAAACCTTAAACGGAAAGAAAGTTAAAATTTCTTTAGATCCGACCCAAGTGAACGACGCTAATGTCATTATGGCAGATGTTAAGTCTTCCAATGGTGTGATCCATGTAATTGATAAAGTGTTGCTTCCATAACACAAATTCCTATATCAGGTTATCTGTGACACGGCTGGTTTTAAAATCAGTCGTGTTTATTTTTTACATGATTTCCCTAATTCTTTTA is from Halalkalibacillus sediminis and encodes:
- a CDS encoding fasciclin domain-containing protein: MKRKWLILGMLTLFIVGSFSLGALAEGKAAPEKDIVETAVDAGDFTTLTAALEKAGLVETLKGDGPFTVFAPTDAAFETLLKELDITADELLARDDLKDILLYHVVDGKIMSDSLEDGMKVKTLNGKKVKISLDPTQVNDANVIMADVKSSNGVIHVIDKVLLP
- a CDS encoding aspartate aminotransferase family protein, which encodes MSQDHVFHRNFNNNYPLIERGEGVYLYDTQGVRYLDGSSGAVAVNIGHGVQEVVNAMTKQASHVAYVHTLRFETSLQHELASMIASLAPGDLDTVYFTSGGAEANESALKLARQYHLGNNDQEKFKVISHSISYHGNTMRTLSIGGDQKRKELYDKELHGGVIHLAPPYGKRSDFENLQEDEYVDYCLNQIEKKILEEDPETISCFLIEPIVGSQIAAFPMPDGYLKGIRKLCTQYNILLVADEVMTGFGRTGEMFAVNHWRVTPDIITFAKGVSSAYAPLGGMIVNNKTIQTIKDKWDGKFAHGYTFSGHPVALAAGKANINYLLDKELVPNVKQKGRYLRKRLSELMEKFTCIGDLRGRGLMLGFEIYKNKKTREPFNQSQKAAEELNQICIENGVVFYPGQGLIDQQPFDHILVAPPFVITDNEIDHMVDLLEKSLKIFERRFK